A section of the Stenotrophomonas sp. 364 genome encodes:
- a CDS encoding tetratricopeptide repeat protein, whose protein sequence is MPIQFRHCAVLLLTVAVCTACGSARNAYKPDPLSLAPLDTPAQDDKRMYLDLIGQMQRQGAYYASLAHVEAYRQRYGDSPALRLLQADGLRETQQTDAARALYTSLANGPQGAAAWHGLGLIAARAGDATQAEASLARAVQLQPLNTDYLGDLGFARLRAGALEPAREPLAKAAELAPGSVKANANLAVWALLRNDPAMAEQIMRSAALPDTARQEVQRLAQQLRQTPVARPTPTPPAALLAAETPANHAPAGAGSARTPRADARLAPSMLERFGTAHHANESTP, encoded by the coding sequence ATGCCGATCCAGTTCCGCCACTGCGCCGTACTGCTCCTCACCGTGGCGGTGTGCACCGCCTGCGGGTCGGCGCGCAACGCCTACAAGCCGGACCCGCTCAGTCTTGCGCCGCTGGACACGCCGGCCCAGGACGACAAGCGCATGTACCTGGACCTGATCGGGCAGATGCAACGCCAAGGCGCCTACTACGCCTCGCTGGCACACGTGGAGGCCTACCGCCAGCGCTACGGTGACAGCCCCGCGCTGCGCCTGCTGCAGGCCGACGGCCTGCGCGAAACCCAGCAGACCGACGCCGCTCGCGCGCTTTACACCAGCCTGGCCAACGGGCCGCAGGGCGCGGCGGCCTGGCACGGCCTGGGGCTGATCGCCGCACGCGCCGGCGATGCCACGCAGGCCGAGGCCAGCCTGGCCCGCGCCGTGCAGCTGCAGCCGCTGAACACCGATTACCTGGGTGACCTCGGGTTCGCCCGACTGCGCGCGGGCGCGCTTGAACCGGCGCGCGAGCCCTTGGCCAAGGCGGCCGAACTGGCGCCGGGCAGCGTCAAGGCGAATGCGAACCTGGCGGTCTGGGCGCTGCTGCGCAATGACCCGGCCATGGCCGAGCAGATCATGCGCAGTGCCGCGTTGCCCGACACCGCGCGCCAGGAAGTGCAGCGGCTGGCGCAGCAGTTGCGGCAGACCCCTGTCGCGCGCCCGACACCGACGCCGCCAGCGGCGCTGCTCGCTGCGGAGACCCCGGCCAACCACGCACCGGCGGGTGCAGGCAGCGCCCGCACACCACGCGCCGATGCGCGTCTGGCCCCGTCAATGCTGGAACGCTTTGGCACCGCCCACCACGCCAACGAGAGCACGCCATGA
- a CDS encoding type II secretion system F family protein: MSASTLLIVALLLLALGVGLLGIAGLWLSGQQQRTAATLQGALRSREPRAPAAPGTPAPDAPTPRRWAWLAALGERFNGGRIEAALLAPEDRLLLDQAGWHTRVGTATFLALRLLIALAGLLLAAVFYDGDGLSRVVVMGAALGAGVLVPKFALRAWATRLRRRVSAELPLLIDLLRLLQGVGFSMDQSLQTLGDKLRSAIPVLGREIQQANIAYMHGRSRQQSLRRLAESFGDEDLRSLVQLMLQVHEHGGAVQEPLRQFSVRLREQRRSALKEKVGKLSVKMTIVMMLTLLPALMLVLSGPAIIALANAVNRLG, translated from the coding sequence ATGAGCGCCAGCACCCTGCTCATCGTGGCCCTGCTGCTGCTCGCCCTGGGCGTGGGCCTGCTGGGCATCGCCGGGCTGTGGCTGAGCGGCCAGCAGCAGCGCACCGCTGCCACCCTGCAGGGCGCGCTGCGCAGCCGCGAGCCGCGCGCGCCGGCCGCGCCGGGCACGCCAGCGCCGGACGCGCCCACACCCCGCCGCTGGGCCTGGCTGGCCGCGCTGGGCGAGCGCTTCAACGGTGGACGCATCGAAGCGGCGCTGCTGGCACCGGAAGACCGCCTGCTGCTCGACCAGGCCGGCTGGCACACGCGGGTGGGCACCGCCACGTTCCTGGCCCTGCGTCTGCTGATCGCACTCGCCGGCCTGCTGCTGGCCGCCGTCTTCTACGACGGCGACGGACTGAGCCGGGTGGTGGTGATGGGGGCCGCACTCGGCGCCGGCGTGCTGGTGCCAAAGTTCGCGCTGCGGGCCTGGGCCACGCGGTTGCGCCGCCGGGTATCGGCCGAGCTGCCGCTGCTCATCGACCTGCTGCGGCTGCTGCAGGGCGTGGGCTTCAGCATGGACCAGAGCCTGCAGACGCTCGGCGACAAGCTGCGCAGTGCGATCCCGGTGCTGGGGCGTGAAATCCAGCAGGCCAACATCGCCTACATGCACGGCCGCAGCCGCCAGCAGTCGCTGCGCCGCCTGGCCGAATCCTTCGGCGACGAAGACCTGCGCAGCCTGGTGCAGTTGATGCTGCAGGTCCACGAACACGGCGGCGCGGTGCAGGAACCGCTGCGCCAGTTCAGCGTGCGCCTGCGCGAACAGCGCCGTTCCGCGCTCAAGGAAAAGGTGGGCAAGCTCTCGGTGAAGATGACCATCGTGATGATGTTGACGTTGCTGCCAGCGCTGATGCTGGTGTTGTCGGGCCCGGCGATCATCGCCCTGGCCAATGCCGTGAACCGTCTGGGGTGA
- a CDS encoding DUF3613 domain-containing protein: protein MTSLICTMRVAFVGVALLTCGAALAQQRPLTGQMLGDAPSTTTPAAPMPGPTAPPPPTSLQVLPPLPAGAPLAQPLPTRPQIGDTTRALLQLQASGASAGPRLPILGDQASLSYARYLESFTHPIPEFLDTSVRKQVTGDGNGE from the coding sequence ATGACATCCCTCATCTGCACCATGCGCGTCGCGTTTGTCGGCGTGGCCCTGCTCACCTGCGGCGCGGCACTGGCCCAGCAGCGGCCGCTGACCGGGCAGATGCTCGGCGACGCCCCTTCGACCACCACGCCTGCAGCGCCGATGCCCGGCCCGACCGCGCCGCCACCACCGACCTCGCTCCAGGTACTGCCGCCGTTGCCCGCCGGTGCTCCGCTGGCCCAACCGCTGCCCACGCGGCCGCAGATCGGCGATACCACCCGCGCCCTGCTGCAGCTGCAGGCCAGTGGCGCCAGCGCCGGCCCGCGCCTGCCCATCCTGGGCGACCAGGCCTCGCTCAGCTATGCGCGCTACCTGGAAAGCTTCACCCACCCGATCCCCGAATTCCTCGACACCAGCGTCCGCAAGCAAGTCACTGGTGACGGTAACGGAGAGTGA
- a CDS encoding TadG family pilus assembly protein — protein MNRSRPPCPVLPSACRQRGGMSVTMMLVMLGLVTMLGLVEIGYLYWAKRDVQKIADLSALAGAQRLDLCTADRADNAAARSNALTANRFPGTLQVSCGLWNPSHASADHFIGTAPAPVNAVKVIAERPVLPFFGQTRGLPQVRAQAVATRAPPLAVFSVGSQLLRVNGNTPLGGVLKLVGVDLDQTTLLGYDGLAQANVTPGGLLQALGIPVDANISVGDFNALLAAHKVSLGQLLDATASVLDQSGVAHVDLRALKDALATKLDINQLNLQLGSNAAGSGLFGSIVAPDGPASAALQAEVNALDLITTSISIANGGRGVAVNNLSILGLVQAQTAVIEPPSIAIGGAGARAYNAQVRVKVDIDSNNLSLGLGKVLTALGIRLRLPVYADVTNAMGTLTGLQCAAQPATATIRVESSVLRACVGKVDAATQFSTRNVCDASLQNEQLLTLLGAPLINDQIKLNALTHDETLTLSPGETRSTWINGAQIGTAVNDLVRELLRVLSGMLNPASKGMGNADTANQMADRFLKAANPGNGLYDVDKTIALLRNGSAAQGIEAFGDWQVPKGVPYACGLVTCYKDGPAWDGYRAVVTGQGLGLLDGLLGTLLGGLVINRCSGLVSALLAYNSCVKNNLASYLQTAPTGMLDNYQGSGSVTDPGTNSVACSGLLCTLLRPVLEGLLKPVLNGVGTLLTQTLALVLGLELGRTDVHLQAVQCNPAQLVY, from the coding sequence ATGAACCGGTCGCGACCGCCCTGCCCTGTCCTGCCATCGGCCTGCCGCCAGCGCGGCGGCATGTCGGTGACCATGATGCTGGTGATGCTGGGCCTGGTCACGATGCTCGGCCTGGTGGAAATCGGCTACCTGTACTGGGCCAAGCGCGACGTGCAGAAGATCGCGGACCTGTCCGCCCTGGCCGGCGCACAACGACTGGACCTGTGCACGGCCGATCGTGCCGACAATGCGGCGGCGCGCAGCAACGCGCTCACCGCCAATCGCTTCCCCGGCACCTTGCAGGTCAGCTGTGGGCTGTGGAACCCCAGCCACGCCAGTGCCGACCACTTCATCGGCACCGCCCCGGCGCCGGTCAACGCGGTCAAGGTCATCGCCGAACGCCCCGTGCTGCCGTTCTTCGGCCAGACCCGCGGGTTGCCGCAGGTGCGCGCACAGGCCGTGGCCACGCGCGCACCGCCCTTGGCGGTGTTCAGCGTGGGCTCGCAGCTGCTGCGGGTGAACGGCAACACGCCGCTCGGCGGCGTGCTGAAACTGGTCGGGGTGGACCTCGACCAGACCACACTCCTCGGCTACGACGGCCTGGCTCAAGCGAACGTCACCCCCGGCGGGTTGCTCCAGGCGCTGGGCATTCCGGTGGACGCCAACATCAGCGTCGGCGATTTCAACGCGCTGCTGGCCGCGCACAAGGTTTCGCTGGGGCAGTTGCTGGACGCCACCGCCAGCGTGCTCGACCAGAGCGGCGTGGCCCATGTGGATCTGCGCGCGCTCAAGGACGCGCTGGCGACCAAGCTGGACATCAACCAGCTCAACCTGCAGCTGGGCAGCAACGCGGCCGGCAGCGGCCTGTTCGGCAGCATCGTGGCGCCCGACGGTCCCGCGTCGGCGGCCCTTCAGGCCGAGGTCAACGCGCTGGACCTGATCACCACCAGCATCAGCATCGCCAACGGCGGCCGTGGCGTGGCAGTCAACAACCTCAGCATCCTGGGCCTGGTGCAGGCGCAGACAGCCGTCATCGAGCCGCCTTCGATCGCCATTGGCGGCGCCGGCGCCCGCGCCTACAACGCGCAGGTGCGGGTCAAAGTGGACATCGACAGCAACAACCTGTCGCTGGGCCTGGGCAAGGTACTGACAGCGCTTGGCATCCGCCTGCGCCTGCCGGTGTATGCCGATGTCACCAATGCCATGGGGACCCTGACCGGGCTGCAGTGCGCCGCCCAACCGGCAACAGCCACCATCCGCGTCGAGTCCTCGGTGCTGCGCGCGTGCGTTGGCAAGGTGGACGCCGCCACGCAGTTCTCCACGCGCAACGTCTGCGACGCCAGCCTGCAGAACGAACAGCTGCTCACCCTGCTCGGCGCGCCGTTGATCAACGACCAGATCAAGCTCAACGCGCTCACCCACGATGAAACGCTGACGCTGTCCCCGGGCGAAACCAGGTCGACCTGGATCAACGGCGCGCAGATCGGCACCGCGGTCAACGACCTGGTCCGCGAACTGCTGCGCGTGCTCAGCGGCATGCTCAACCCCGCGTCAAAGGGCATGGGCAACGCCGATACCGCCAACCAGATGGCCGACCGCTTCCTGAAGGCGGCCAACCCCGGCAACGGGCTGTATGACGTGGACAAGACCATCGCCCTGCTGCGCAACGGGTCGGCCGCGCAGGGCATCGAGGCGTTCGGCGACTGGCAGGTGCCCAAGGGCGTTCCGTATGCCTGCGGCCTGGTCACCTGCTACAAGGACGGACCGGCGTGGGACGGCTACCGCGCGGTGGTCACCGGCCAGGGCCTGGGCCTGCTCGATGGCCTGCTCGGCACCTTGCTGGGGGGACTGGTGATCAACCGCTGCAGCGGTCTGGTCAGCGCGCTGCTGGCTTACAACAGCTGCGTGAAGAACAACCTGGCCTCGTACCTGCAGACCGCCCCAACCGGCATGCTCGACAACTACCAGGGCAGCGGGAGCGTCACCGACCCGGGTACCAACAGCGTGGCCTGCAGCGGCCTGCTGTGCACGCTGTTGCGGCCGGTGCTGGAAGGCCTGCTCAAGCCCGTGCTCAACGGCGTGGGCACCTTGCTGACCCAGACCCTGGCACTGGTGCTGGGGCTGGAACTGGGCCGCACCGACGTGCACCTGCAGGCAGTGCAGTGCAACCCCGCCCAGCTGGTGTATTGA
- a CDS encoding fimbrial protein yields MSTATLHLLQPMAPPMSLVLVAPDRSLLDVLGAKLPAGTRVHWEDSRESIAALEVHRRTGACVVLLDFRHEQASATSDLTRHLQRALPELPLVAVGSTANDQLDGVVAALRAGIRDILDLDAPTADIDAVLRRAGGTPGMRSVAPETARKARLVLVLGVRAGVGSSTLAAHVGVLAQQLGHPVAQTTANADPAPPDNSLLLLDLGLPAGDAALYLNLDSQFHYTDALRNATRIDATFVRTAMTRHPGGLALLGQPAGSEAGPIPDPAVLVQRLRGVFESVLCDLGGAPIRQIPRSLLNSADEIWLVADQAIGTLVSLDLALKQLEALGVRDGRLQLVINRHDEAGGLAPQQIAARFSLPLLATLPDCNRLRASANHGHLLLQDAPRDPYLRALTPLLARLDPALAGVLPRGWREKLVLRLSGLPWKTK; encoded by the coding sequence ATGTCCACCGCCACCCTCCACCTGCTGCAACCGATGGCGCCGCCGATGAGCCTGGTACTGGTCGCGCCTGACCGCAGCCTGCTGGACGTGCTCGGCGCCAAGCTGCCGGCCGGTACCCGCGTGCACTGGGAGGACAGCCGCGAGTCGATCGCCGCGCTGGAGGTGCACCGGCGCACCGGGGCCTGCGTGGTGCTGCTCGACTTCCGGCACGAACAGGCCAGCGCCACCAGCGACCTGACCCGTCACCTGCAGCGCGCCCTGCCCGAACTGCCGCTGGTGGCAGTCGGCTCCACCGCCAACGATCAACTCGACGGCGTGGTTGCCGCGCTGCGCGCGGGCATCCGCGACATCCTCGACCTGGACGCGCCCACCGCCGACATCGACGCCGTGCTGCGCCGCGCCGGCGGCACGCCCGGCATGCGCAGCGTGGCGCCCGAGACCGCCCGCAAGGCGCGCCTGGTGCTGGTGCTGGGCGTCCGCGCCGGGGTCGGCAGCAGCACCCTGGCCGCGCATGTGGGCGTGCTGGCCCAGCAGCTGGGCCATCCGGTGGCCCAGACCACCGCGAACGCAGACCCGGCCCCGCCCGACAACAGCCTGCTGCTGCTCGACCTCGGCCTGCCGGCCGGCGATGCCGCGCTGTACCTCAACCTGGACAGCCAGTTCCACTACACCGATGCGCTGCGCAACGCCACCCGCATCGATGCCACCTTCGTCCGCACCGCCATGACCCGCCACCCTGGTGGCCTGGCCCTGCTCGGCCAGCCGGCGGGCAGCGAAGCTGGCCCGATCCCCGACCCTGCCGTGCTCGTGCAGCGCCTGCGCGGCGTGTTCGAAAGCGTGTTGTGCGATCTCGGTGGCGCGCCCATCCGGCAGATCCCGCGCTCGCTGCTCAACAGCGCCGATGAAATCTGGCTCGTGGCCGACCAGGCCATCGGCACGCTGGTATCGCTGGACCTGGCCTTGAAACAGCTGGAGGCGCTGGGCGTGCGCGACGGCCGCCTGCAGCTGGTGATCAACCGCCATGACGAAGCCGGTGGCCTGGCACCCCAGCAGATCGCCGCGCGCTTCAGCCTGCCGCTGCTGGCCACCCTGCCCGACTGCAACCGCCTGCGCGCCAGCGCCAACCACGGCCACCTGTTGCTGCAGGATGCCCCGCGCGACCCGTACCTGCGTGCCCTCACCCCGCTGCTGGCGCGACTGGACCCGGCACTCGCCGGTGTCCTGCCGCGTGGCTGGCGGGAAAAACTCGTCCTCCGCCTGAGTGGTCTCCCATGGAAGACAAAGTGA
- the cpaB gene encoding Flp pilus assembly protein CpaB: MLKLTRIAAVALIALALLLAVVAFLVSRRAAPTVVAAPQVAGQPQQWPVVEAAGELPAGRPINAADLRIGSAPQAPQGGYASIAEATGAVPVHTIAAGTPLNSALMARGYALRLNPGERALAVPVDELVAAGNRILPGDYVDVFLNLRAPQGMGTEGQAQARLLLSRMRVLSYGAADTAPGQAAPTDTAGEASTDARAQDIQGSASTTSNTSSTSTSAPVRSAVLAVPVAEANRLLLGAQQGRLFLALRNPADVGQPDQELFAQPGGVLDARRELSPEQRLALQSPENDAYAGIDSDALAGRSTRSPARSPAPVRASAPRQAPRLDRGVEIIRGDVSSHSGSR, from the coding sequence ATGCTCAAGCTGACCCGCATTGCCGCCGTCGCACTGATCGCGCTGGCCCTGCTGCTGGCGGTGGTGGCCTTCCTGGTCAGTCGGCGTGCCGCCCCCACCGTGGTGGCCGCGCCGCAGGTGGCTGGCCAGCCGCAACAGTGGCCGGTGGTGGAAGCCGCGGGCGAGCTGCCTGCAGGCCGCCCCATCAATGCCGCCGACCTGCGCATCGGCAGCGCGCCGCAGGCACCGCAGGGTGGCTACGCCAGCATCGCCGAGGCCACCGGCGCCGTGCCCGTGCACACGATAGCCGCGGGCACCCCACTCAACAGTGCCCTGATGGCACGCGGCTACGCGCTGCGTCTCAATCCGGGCGAGCGCGCCCTGGCCGTGCCGGTGGATGAGCTGGTGGCCGCAGGCAACCGGATCCTGCCGGGCGACTACGTTGACGTGTTCCTCAACCTGCGCGCCCCGCAGGGCATGGGCACCGAGGGCCAGGCGCAGGCACGCCTGTTGTTGTCGCGGATGCGGGTGCTCAGCTACGGCGCCGCAGACACCGCACCGGGCCAGGCCGCGCCCACCGACACCGCCGGCGAAGCCAGCACCGACGCCCGCGCGCAGGACATCCAGGGCAGCGCATCGACCACCAGCAACACCAGCAGCACCAGCACCAGCGCACCGGTGCGCAGCGCGGTACTGGCGGTGCCGGTCGCCGAGGCAAACCGCCTGTTGCTGGGCGCACAGCAGGGCCGTCTATTCCTGGCGCTGCGCAACCCGGCCGATGTGGGCCAACCCGACCAGGAATTGTTCGCCCAGCCCGGCGGCGTGCTGGATGCACGGCGCGAGCTGAGCCCGGAACAGCGGCTCGCGCTGCAGTCTCCCGAAAACGACGCCTACGCCGGCATCGACAGCGACGCACTGGCCGGCCGTAGCACCCGCAGCCCGGCCCGGTCGCCCGCGCCGGTACGCGCCAGTGCACCTCGCCAGGCACCGCGCCTGGACCGCGGTGTCGAAATCATCCGCGGCGATGTTTCCTCCCACAGCGGCTCGCGTTGA
- a CDS encoding CpaF family protein: MEDKVMPFAPPHARADAGTMADAVVSPFAQSDEYQKVLVAAHEHLLNSIEDERIDIDAWAPDTVARYVYTQTAIFVQEWRIPVNESEMEVVAAALVKELTGFGPLDDLLHDPSIEDILINGYKDIHVSQGGRLLRAPQRFSDDSHLLRILRRILAPLGRRLDESNPMVDARLPNGGRLNAIISPLAVDGPMVSIRKFRKDPFTPDELLRMGTFDRPMQALLHALVLGRCNILVSGGTSSGKTSLLNALASYIPADERVITVEDTAELSLNHPHVVRLESRIGGADGQGAVSIRDLVRNSLRMRPDRIVVGEVRGAEVLEMLQAMNTGHDGSMATIHANSPRDCLYRVEMLAGFAGFQGSEDSLRRQIASAIDFIVQISRLGSGRRVLVSITEITGVSDNLISTQEMFRHEIQIDADGKEIDRWVGLGFHPHSHKLEPFRRQLREALDGGY; this comes from the coding sequence ATGGAAGACAAAGTGATGCCGTTCGCGCCGCCGCATGCCCGTGCCGATGCCGGCACGATGGCCGATGCCGTGGTTTCCCCGTTTGCCCAGTCCGACGAGTACCAGAAGGTACTGGTCGCCGCCCATGAGCACCTGCTCAACAGCATCGAAGACGAACGCATCGACATCGATGCCTGGGCGCCGGACACGGTGGCGCGCTACGTGTACACCCAGACCGCCATCTTCGTGCAGGAGTGGCGCATCCCGGTCAACGAATCGGAAATGGAGGTGGTGGCCGCGGCGCTGGTCAAGGAACTGACCGGGTTCGGCCCGCTTGACGACCTGCTGCACGATCCCAGCATCGAAGACATCCTGATCAACGGCTACAAGGACATCCATGTGTCCCAAGGCGGCCGCCTGCTGCGCGCGCCGCAGCGCTTCAGTGATGACAGCCACCTGCTGCGGATCCTGCGGCGGATCCTGGCACCGCTGGGGCGTCGGCTGGACGAGTCCAACCCGATGGTGGATGCGCGCCTGCCCAATGGCGGGCGCCTCAACGCGATCATCTCCCCGCTGGCGGTGGATGGTCCCATGGTGTCCATCCGCAAGTTCCGCAAGGACCCATTCACCCCCGATGAACTGCTGCGCATGGGCACCTTCGACCGCCCTATGCAGGCGCTGTTGCATGCACTGGTGCTGGGCCGCTGCAACATCCTGGTCTCCGGCGGCACCAGTTCGGGCAAGACCTCGCTGCTCAATGCGCTGGCCAGCTACATTCCGGCCGACGAACGTGTCATCACCGTGGAAGACACCGCCGAGCTCTCGCTCAACCACCCGCACGTGGTGCGCCTGGAAAGCCGCATCGGCGGTGCGGACGGCCAGGGCGCGGTGAGCATCCGCGACCTGGTGCGCAACAGCCTGCGCATGCGCCCGGACCGCATCGTGGTGGGCGAGGTGCGCGGCGCCGAAGTGCTGGAAATGCTGCAGGCCATGAACACCGGCCACGACGGCTCGATGGCCACCATCCATGCCAATTCGCCGCGTGACTGCCTGTACCGGGTCGAGATGCTGGCCGGCTTTGCCGGTTTCCAGGGCAGCGAAGACAGCCTGCGCCGGCAGATCGCCAGCGCGATCGACTTCATCGTACAGATCTCGCGCCTTGGCAGTGGCCGCCGCGTGCTGGTGTCCATCACGGAAATCACCGGGGTCAGCGACAACCTGATCAGCACCCAGGAAATGTTCCGCCACGAAATCCAGATCGATGCCGACGGCAAGGAGATCGACCGCTGGGTCGGCCTCGGCTTCCACCCGCATTCGCACAAGCTCGAGCCGTTCCGGCGGCAGCTGCGCGAGGCACTGGACGGAGGCTACTGA
- a CDS encoding type II and III secretion system protein family protein: MANADVVLQTREQRPWTLPADLDRVAIADPGVADVVMLRGPRQALLVGKAPGTTTLLLWRRQQSEPQRMQIEVRSAIQGALPPSGDLQLTLQDGQGLLQGSAAGLLDHEQSRKAATMALGKEGQLADVSTIASGGVVQVEVKVVEFNKSVLRQIGMSFANKNFSGSNGFFYGITRPGGTLPGVPPATDPGTGPDNVVITNPLSSAFGLVFKSLTHGWDANIDLLQNNGMARVLAEPTLVALSGQSASFLAGGELPILEPQGLGTTTVTFKPFGIGLTVTPTVLGPDRIALKVAPEASDLNYAAGISYNGVQIPSITTRRADTTVELGDGETFIIGGLVSNTVSSSVDKIPLLGDLPIIGAFFRSLNYKREEKELVIIVTPRLVQPLARNTVVPLPGDREAKPNLPVWGAWLLSPASSDQLPGFSR; encoded by the coding sequence ATGGCCAATGCCGATGTGGTGCTGCAGACGCGCGAACAGCGCCCGTGGACGTTGCCGGCCGACCTGGACCGGGTCGCCATCGCCGATCCGGGGGTCGCCGATGTGGTGATGCTGCGGGGGCCGCGCCAGGCGTTGCTGGTGGGCAAGGCGCCGGGGACCACCACGTTGTTGCTGTGGCGACGCCAGCAGAGCGAGCCGCAGCGGATGCAGATCGAAGTGCGCAGCGCGATCCAGGGGGCGCTGCCACCGTCGGGGGACCTGCAGCTCACGCTGCAGGATGGCCAGGGCCTGCTGCAAGGGAGTGCGGCAGGCCTGTTGGACCATGAGCAGAGCCGCAAGGCGGCGACCATGGCACTGGGCAAAGAGGGTCAACTCGCCGATGTGTCCACCATCGCCAGCGGCGGCGTGGTGCAGGTGGAGGTGAAGGTGGTGGAGTTCAACAAGTCAGTGCTGCGCCAGATCGGCATGAGTTTTGCCAACAAGAATTTCAGCGGCAGCAACGGCTTCTTCTACGGCATCACCCGCCCGGGCGGCACGCTGCCGGGCGTACCGCCGGCCACCGACCCGGGCACCGGTCCGGACAATGTGGTGATCACCAATCCGTTGTCGTCCGCGTTCGGCCTGGTGTTCAAATCGCTCACCCACGGCTGGGACGCCAACATCGACCTGCTGCAGAACAACGGCATGGCCCGCGTGCTGGCCGAGCCCACCCTGGTGGCCCTGTCCGGGCAGAGCGCCAGCTTCCTGGCCGGTGGCGAACTGCCGATCCTGGAACCGCAGGGTCTGGGTACCACCACGGTCACCTTCAAGCCGTTCGGTATCGGCCTCACGGTTACCCCGACCGTGCTCGGCCCCGACCGCATCGCGCTCAAGGTGGCCCCCGAAGCCAGCGATCTGAACTACGCCGCGGGCATCTCCTACAACGGCGTGCAGATCCCCTCGATCACCACCCGTCGTGCCGATACCACGGTAGAGCTGGGCGATGGCGAAACTTTCATCATCGGCGGACTGGTCAGCAACACGGTCAGCTCCAGCGTCGACAAGATTCCGCTGCTGGGCGACCTGCCGATCATCGGCGCATTCTTCCGGAGCCTGAACTACAAGCGCGAGGAAAAGGAACTGGTGATCATCGTCACCCCACGACTGGTGCAGCCGCTGGCCCGCAACACGGTGGTGCCGCTGCCGGGCGACCGCGAGGCCAAGCCCAACCTGCCGGTCTGGGGCGCATGGCTGCTCAGCCCGGCCTCGTCGGACCAGCTGCCCGGCTTCTCGCGCTGA
- a CDS encoding type II secretion system F family protein, which produces MTTVLLLCSAILVLVAVAIELWMGAARRERLRASLQHTEQRLAATPATPQLAGMPARPAAPATLSSGTSRAGGLPWDALLQRAALRTGWRLPILWLLGATLLGWAAAARIGTAWMWPITLGLCALLLGLWISRRILALQRRLLRQLPDFLDNLVRLTALGNSLQMSFQTASQQVPMPLRGLLDDTLSGTRSGLDLDRALSQAAQPYRLDVLDVLAVVLGVSIRIGGRSDQILQRMSDFMRDVDQARQELMATTSETRMSAWVLGLLPPLSALLMAIASPDFFAPVLEVPLGHRILGAALLMELIGGFLLYRLARSL; this is translated from the coding sequence ATGACCACGGTGCTACTGCTGTGCAGTGCGATCCTGGTGCTGGTGGCCGTGGCCATCGAGCTGTGGATGGGCGCGGCCCGCCGCGAACGCCTGCGCGCCTCGCTGCAGCACACCGAACAGCGGCTTGCCGCCACGCCGGCCACGCCGCAACTGGCCGGCATGCCGGCGCGGCCTGCGGCACCGGCCACCCTGTCCAGCGGGACCTCTCGCGCCGGTGGCCTGCCGTGGGACGCGCTGCTGCAACGCGCCGCGCTGCGTACCGGCTGGCGCCTGCCGATCCTGTGGCTGCTGGGCGCAACGCTGCTGGGCTGGGCCGCGGCCGCGCGCATCGGCACTGCGTGGATGTGGCCGATCACCCTGGGGCTGTGCGCGTTGCTGTTGGGGCTGTGGATCTCGCGCCGCATCCTGGCCCTGCAGCGCCGCCTGCTGCGCCAGCTACCCGACTTCCTGGACAACCTGGTGCGCCTGACCGCGCTCGGCAACAGCCTGCAGATGTCCTTCCAGACCGCCAGCCAGCAGGTGCCAATGCCGCTTCGCGGGCTGCTCGATGACACGCTGTCGGGCACCCGCAGCGGGCTCGACCTGGACCGCGCCCTGAGCCAGGCCGCGCAACCCTACCGCCTCGACGTGCTGGACGTGCTTGCCGTGGTGCTGGGGGTCAGCATCCGCATCGGCGGGCGCTCGGACCAGATCCTGCAGCGCATGAGCGACTTCATGCGCGATGTCGACCAGGCACGGCAGGAACTGATGGCCACCACCTCCGAAACACGCATGTCGGCGTGGGTACTGGGCCTGCTGCCGCCGTTGTCGGCGCTGCTGATGGCCATCGCCAGCCCGGACTTCTTTGCCCCGGTGCTGGAGGTGCCGCTGGGCCACCGCATTCTCGGGGCGGCGCTGTTGATGGAACTGATCGGCGGCTTCCTGCTGTACCGCCTGGCGCGCTCGCTATGA